A single genomic interval of Ignavibacteria bacterium harbors:
- a CDS encoding adenosylhomocysteinase, producing MTQTKTFKVADIKLASEGRKKIEWAESRMPVLMNIRNTFSKTKPFKGYTIAGCLHVTKETAVLVETFKQCGANIVWSGCN from the coding sequence ATGACACAAACAAAAACATTCAAAGTCGCCGATATTAAACTTGCATCGGAAGGAAGAAAAAAAATTGAATGGGCAGAATCACGCATGCCCGTTTTGATGAACATTCGCAACACATTTTCAAAAACAAAACCGTTCAAAGGTTATACGATTGCTGGATGTTTGCACGTAACAAAAGAAACCGCAGTACTTGTGGAAACATTCAAACAATGCGGCGCGAACATTGTTTGGTCGGGATGCAAT